The following proteins are encoded in a genomic region of Zea mays cultivar B73 chromosome 9, Zm-B73-REFERENCE-NAM-5.0, whole genome shotgun sequence:
- the LOC103638910 gene encoding BOI-related E3 ubiquitin-protein ligase 1 translates to MAVQAHYHHHHHHHHRESPFLVSGGAPEGSRLAAAMELHQAQKEATTAQQHAPPDFSHGGCGGGKKRQREADPVSRQLLSLQQQQPQAQGPKFINLAQLHKRPATGLRLDLDEGSEHVPCTSSASASCLLLSEELAAQRDQHKDEMERLIQEHAERLRRALADTRRRHYRSLVGAAEAAAARRIREKESEAWEAARRRADLEDRVARLRAEAAAWQAKELADQSTAAALHAQLQQARGKATDAEEGGNAADDAGSCFVDPDRVVEIAPPPARPCRACRRRSASVVLLPCRHLCVCAECEPAVPAAPFAAAAVAAACPVCRGAVTGTVQVFVS, encoded by the exons ATGGCGGTGCAGGCGCAttatcaccaccaccaccaccaccaccaccgcgagTCCCCTTTCCTCGTCAG CGGCGGCGCGCCGGAGGGCAGCCGGTTGGCGGCGGCGATGGAGCTGCATCAGGCGCAGAAGGAGGCTACTACGGCGCAGCAGCACGCTCCGCCCGACTTCTCGCATGGAG GTTGCGGCGGCGGGAAGAAGCGGCAGCGCGAGGCGGACCCCGTGTCCCGGCAGCTCTTGTCGTTGCAGCAGCAGCAACCACAGGCGCAGGGGCCCAAGTTCATCAACCTGGCGCAACTGCACAAGCGGCCGGCGACGGGCCTCCGGCTCGACTTGGACGAGGGCTCGGAGCACGTGCCGTGCACGTCCTCGGCCTCGGCGTCGTGTCTCCTCCTCTCCGAAGAGCTCGCCGCGCAGCGCGACCAGCACAAGGACGAGATGGAACGGCTGATCCAGGAGCAC GCGGAGAGGCTCCGGCGCGCGCTGGCCGACACCCGGCGGCGGCACTACCGTTCGCTCGTCGGCGCGGCCGAGGCGGCTGCTGCTCGGCGGATAAGGGAGAAGGAGTCGGAGGCCTGGGAGGCCGCGCGGCGCCGCGCCGACCTGGAGGATCGGGTCGCGCGGCTGAGGGCGGAGGCGGCGGCGTGGCAGGCAAAGGAGCTCGCGGACCAGTCCACGGCCGCGGCGCTCCACGCGCAGCTGCAGCAGGCGAGGGGCAAGGCCACCGACGCCGAGGAAGGGGGCAACGCGGCGGACGACGCCGGGTCGTGCTTCGTCGACCCGGACAGGGTGGTGGAGATCGCCCCGCCGCCGGCCAGGCCGTGCCGGGCGTGCAGGCGGCGGTCGGCCTCCGTCGTGCTGCTCCCTTGCCGCCACCTCTGCGTCTGCGCCGAGTGCGAGCCCGCCGTCCCCGCCGCCCCCTTTGCCGCCGCAGCTGTCGCCGCTGCCTGCCCCGTGTGCCGTGGCGCGGTCACCGGCACGGTGCAAGTGTTCGTCTCGTAG